AGTCATCACCGGACATCCTGCATGTTTCAAGACGCCGTGGCTGACACTTCCCACCACGATTTCAGCGAGCATGCTTTTCCCGGCCGTCCCCATTACAATGAGATCACAGTCTCTATCCTTGGCTACACGGCAGATCTCATTCACGGGATCACCAGCAATCAGCAACGTTTCATAATGAACAGAACGAGCAGCTAACAATTCATTAACAGGTTGTATAATATGCTGCCCTTCTTCAGCGATCCGCGCTTCCAGATCCACACCCAGTGCGGGCTCATTCAGCGAGATCGAAGGATTAACATGTACGATGATCAAGGAAGCCGGTTGTTTCAAACTTTCTGCCAGATCAACAGCTTGCTCCAAAGCCTTGTGTGCATGATCCGACCCATCGACAGCAACCAATATTCGTTTCAGCATTTTCCATTCCTCCTGTTCATTAATGATGCGTGATGGCAGCATCGATATCACGCAGATGTCTGCGGCGTACCAGAAGCACAACGACCCCGATCAGAACCATCAATGCGCCAAAATAAAACGGTGTCTCCGGCAGGAACCACTCGGACAATTTACCAGCAAGCCAAGGTGCCAGCGCACCTCCAAGGAACCGAACAAAGCTGTATGCAGCCGATGCCACAGAACGTTCCACAGGTGCAGCTTCCATAACTGCTGTTGTAATTAATGTGTTGTTAATCCCGAGGAAAATCCCGGCAACGATAACAGCCACAATAACCGTTGTGGATGATCCCATCACCGTACCCACCGCCATCACCAGCAAATCAATGGCGAACAGGGTCAGCATAACGCTCATGGAAGGAACCGATCCGAATCGACGTTGCAGCCTTGGTGCGACAAAGACAGACGTGATCGCCAGCATCAAACCCCAACCGAAGAATACATAACCGAGTCCGTGCTCATCCAGATTCATGACATAAGGTGAATAAGCCATTAAGGTAAAGAAACCAAAGTTATACAGAAAGGCCGTAATCGCCAATGTTTTCAGTGAAGGATAACCCAGAGCCTTGAACGGATCGGACAAGGAACTGCGCGTTTTCGGTTTGGCCATCTTAGGCAGCATAAACGTAATACTGATAAAAGCAATCGCCATCAGAACAGCTACACCATAGAACGGGCCGCGCCATGAGATGGAACCCAGTTCACCACCGAGCAATGGACCAACGGCAATCCCCAGACCAAGCGCTGCTTCGTATAAAATAATCGCTTTGGCTGTCCCCGAAGTGGACAGTCCTACAATAGCGGATAATGCAGTTGCGATGAACAGCGCATTCCCTAGTCCCCAACCACCACGGTATCCGACGAGCGCACCTACAGTGTCAGAGGTCCCGCCGAGGAAAGAGAAAACAATGATCAGCAGAATCCCGCTGAGCAGTGTCCACTTCACTCCAATCCGGCTGGATACAACACCTGTAATCAGCATGGCTACCCCCGTAACTGCGTTATAACTTGTAAACAATAAAGATACCTGGCTTTTGGAAGCATGCAGCTGATCTGCAATCGCAGGCAAAATCGGGTCGACCAATCCTAATCCCATAAAGGAGATGATACAGGCGAAGGCCACTGCCCATACCGCTCTGGGCTGGGATAACAGTCCTCCACGAGATGACGTCAATTCGTCAGGTAGTGAGGGTTCTCTTTTCATACGTAATTCCTCCTGATTCATGATTTATGTTGTGAAGTAATTGTGAAAAACAATGAAATTATCATTTTTATTTTCAGAA
Above is a window of Paenibacillus sp. E222 DNA encoding:
- a CDS encoding universal stress protein, with translation MLKRILVAVDGSDHAHKALEQAVDLAESLKQPASLIIVHVNPSISLNEPALGVDLEARIAEEGQHIIQPVNELLAARSVHYETLLIAGDPVNEICRVAKDRDCDLIVMGTAGKSMLAEIVVGSVSHGVLKHAGCPVMTVK
- a CDS encoding MFS transporter, whose amino-acid sequence is MKREPSLPDELTSSRGGLLSQPRAVWAVAFACIISFMGLGLVDPILPAIADQLHASKSQVSLLFTSYNAVTGVAMLITGVVSSRIGVKWTLLSGILLIIVFSFLGGTSDTVGALVGYRGGWGLGNALFIATALSAIVGLSTSGTAKAIILYEAALGLGIAVGPLLGGELGSISWRGPFYGVAVLMAIAFISITFMLPKMAKPKTRSSLSDPFKALGYPSLKTLAITAFLYNFGFFTLMAYSPYVMNLDEHGLGYVFFGWGLMLAITSVFVAPRLQRRFGSVPSMSVMLTLFAIDLLVMAVGTVMGSSTTVIVAVIVAGIFLGINNTLITTAVMEAAPVERSVASAAYSFVRFLGGALAPWLAGKLSEWFLPETPFYFGALMVLIGVVVLLVRRRHLRDIDAAITHH